Proteins encoded within one genomic window of Lactococcus garvieae:
- a CDS encoding class A sortase, whose translation MAKKKKNWKRRVTNVLIVLLFLVGLILVFNKPIRNWLIGMNSSHYQINNVTRETIKKNKEAEATFDFDSVESISFEQVLRNQMNRQSMPVIGGIAIPEVGINLPIFRGLANENLAFGAGTMKENQVMGQGNYALASHNVTGFSSDVSLLFTPLERAKKGMVIYITDKNNVYQYRINEVSVVSPDHSEVIDDTPGKTEITLVTCADPGAVNRIIVHGLFEKKVPFNDADADMKAAFDRNYNQIL comes from the coding sequence ATGGCAAAAAAGAAGAAAAATTGGAAACGAAGAGTGACGAATGTCCTCATTGTGCTTCTTTTTCTTGTTGGCTTGATTTTAGTTTTCAACAAGCCTATTCGCAATTGGCTTATCGGGATGAATTCGAGTCATTACCAAATTAATAATGTGACTCGAGAGACCATCAAGAAAAACAAAGAAGCAGAAGCGACTTTTGACTTTGACAGTGTCGAATCCATCAGTTTTGAACAAGTACTTCGGAATCAGATGAATCGCCAATCCATGCCAGTGATTGGTGGCATTGCCATTCCAGAAGTGGGGATTAATCTTCCTATATTTAGAGGTCTAGCAAATGAAAACTTGGCTTTTGGTGCGGGGACGATGAAAGAAAACCAAGTAATGGGTCAAGGAAATTATGCCTTAGCCAGTCATAATGTTACAGGTTTTAGTAGTGATGTCAGTCTACTGTTTACACCCTTGGAGCGTGCGAAAAAAGGGATGGTCATTTATATTACAGATAAGAACAATGTCTATCAATATCGAATTAATGAAGTATCCGTTGTTTCACCAGATCATTCTGAAGTGATTGATGATACTCCAGGAAAAACGGAGATTACCTTGGTAACTTGTGCTGATCCAGGAGCTGTAAATCGAATCATTGTACACGGCCTCTTTGAAAAGAAAGTCCCCTTTAATGATGCGGACGCAGATATGAAAGCAGCATTTGACCGTAATTACAACCAAATACTATAA
- a CDS encoding ABC transporter ATP-binding protein, with protein MTLTVQNLKFSYRANQVLDISEAIFEEGKIYGIVGRNGVGKTTFFKTLTNIITNYSGAIEIKGNNVKENPKMLTSVGIVLDDMELYKNYTGLFNMRYFGGLRGEFNEDKAISLAQELDIYKSLQQKVSSYSLGMNKKLILLISLMSQAQILIFDEPFRGLDKKTVEWFKKYLLDLKKEGRMILISSHVQEDIETLADEVLVLENGNFTEKFDLREKNQAFIYRVQTNNSEKIVKLLLESGVKVTSQSDNWTAFEMTESDYRSMFKQAVAQDIEFYQIKKESKFVELVK; from the coding sequence ATGACACTGACAGTCCAAAATTTAAAATTTTCATACCGTGCCAACCAAGTCCTAGATATCTCCGAGGCTATTTTTGAAGAAGGAAAGATCTATGGTATTGTGGGGAGAAATGGTGTGGGAAAAACAACATTTTTCAAAACTTTAACGAATATTATTACCAACTATTCGGGTGCTATTGAAATCAAGGGGAACAATGTTAAAGAAAATCCCAAAATGCTCACATCCGTAGGAATTGTGCTTGATGATATGGAACTCTATAAAAATTACACTGGCCTTTTTAATATGCGCTATTTTGGAGGTCTGCGTGGTGAGTTTAATGAAGATAAGGCCATTTCTTTAGCTCAAGAACTCGACATTTATAAAAGCCTTCAGCAAAAAGTAAGCAGCTATTCTCTTGGGATGAATAAAAAATTAATCCTCCTTATCTCATTGATGAGTCAAGCTCAAATTCTTATTTTTGATGAACCTTTTCGTGGGTTAGATAAAAAAACTGTCGAATGGTTTAAAAAATACCTTCTTGATTTGAAAAAAGAAGGACGAATGATTCTTATCTCAAGCCATGTTCAAGAAGATATTGAAACACTTGCTGATGAAGTTCTCGTTCTCGAAAATGGAAACTTTACAGAAAAATTTGATTTGAGAGAAAAAAATCAGGCATTCATTTACCGTGTACAAACAAATAATTCAGAAAAAATCGTTAAGCTCCTTTTAGAATCAGGGGTAAAAGTTACAAGTCAATCTGACAATTGGACTGCTTTTGAAATGACTGAAAGTGATTATCGCTCCATGTTCAAACAAGCGGTAGCTCAAGACATTGAATTTTATCAGATAAAAAAAGAAAGTAAGTTCGTTGAACTTGTCAAATAG
- the pcrA gene encoding DNA helicase PcrA, with protein MNPLLNGMNEKQAEAVQTTEGPLLIMAGAGSGKTRVLTHRIAYLIEEKMVNPWNILAITFTNKAAREMRERALNLTPAAQDTLIATFHSMCVRILRRDADHIGYNRNFTIIDPGEQKTLMKRILKEANLDPKKWDPKTLLNTISNAKNDLLDSEAYEGQINTRNPYELLTARVYKTYQSELRKAESMDFDDLIMQTLRLFDKNPDVLAYYQGKFQYIHVDEYQDTNHAQYQLVKLMAQRFKNICVVGDADQSIYGWRGADMQNILDFEKDYPDAKVVLLEENYRSTKTILQAANNVINNNVNRRPKKLWTQNNDGENILYYRANDERDEAIFAASTINEQVQAGRKYADFAVLYRTNAQSRTIEEAFLKSNIPYSMVAGTKFYSRKEIRDVISYLNVIANPRDNMSFERIVNEPKRGVGPGALEKLRHFAEMQGKSLAESTLDITLSDIRGKAAGEIYNLGLIFDFLRTYIENSTITELVEEMLDRTGYMKFLRMQSSLEAQTRIENIEEFLSVTKNFDEKSEVPLDEMTGEPIQETGLDRLSRFLNEVSLLSEVDEYEEASDAVTMMTLHAAKGLEFPVVFLIGLEENIFPLSRVNDDPDELEEERRLAYVGITRAEEFLYMTNANQRVLYGKTSYNRPSRFISEIDDELLDYGGIARKANSSFNASYKLSDGATRFGTGMSMSDAIHQRKASVNPAASRVIEKADVATEDWTIGDTAVHRKWGEGIVLAVTGTGKSMELKIKFPEVGMKRLLAAMAPIEKKE; from the coding sequence ATGAATCCTTTATTAAACGGAATGAATGAAAAACAAGCGGAAGCAGTACAAACTACAGAAGGGCCACTGTTGATTATGGCAGGTGCTGGATCGGGTAAGACACGTGTCTTGACGCACCGTATCGCCTACCTTATCGAAGAAAAAATGGTGAACCCATGGAATATCTTGGCCATTACCTTTACCAATAAAGCAGCACGAGAAATGAGAGAGCGGGCACTGAACTTGACGCCCGCAGCTCAAGACACTTTGATTGCGACTTTCCACTCTATGTGTGTGCGCATCCTGCGTCGGGATGCGGACCACATCGGTTATAACCGTAACTTCACAATCATTGATCCCGGAGAGCAAAAAACGTTGATGAAGCGTATTTTAAAAGAGGCGAATTTGGATCCCAAAAAATGGGATCCAAAAACACTTCTTAATACCATTTCTAACGCCAAAAATGATTTGCTAGATTCAGAAGCTTACGAGGGGCAAATTAACACACGTAACCCGTATGAATTGCTTACAGCACGAGTTTATAAGACATATCAATCAGAACTTCGTAAAGCAGAGTCGATGGACTTTGATGACTTAATCATGCAAACGTTACGTCTTTTTGATAAAAATCCTGATGTTTTGGCTTATTATCAAGGAAAATTTCAATATATTCATGTGGACGAGTACCAAGATACAAACCACGCGCAATATCAGCTAGTGAAGTTGATGGCTCAGCGCTTTAAAAATATTTGTGTGGTGGGTGACGCAGACCAATCCATTTACGGCTGGCGTGGTGCAGACATGCAAAATATCCTTGATTTTGAAAAAGATTATCCTGATGCAAAAGTAGTTTTACTTGAGGAAAACTATCGTTCAACAAAAACTATTTTGCAAGCAGCGAACAATGTCATCAACAATAACGTTAATCGTCGTCCTAAAAAATTATGGACCCAAAATAATGATGGGGAGAATATCCTTTACTATCGTGCAAATGATGAGCGTGATGAAGCCATTTTTGCAGCTTCAACCATTAATGAACAAGTACAAGCAGGACGTAAGTACGCTGACTTCGCAGTACTTTACCGCACAAATGCGCAATCACGTACGATTGAAGAAGCTTTCTTGAAGTCAAATATTCCCTATAGTATGGTAGCTGGAACGAAGTTTTATTCACGTAAAGAAATTCGAGATGTGATTTCTTATCTGAATGTTATAGCAAATCCCCGTGACAATATGAGCTTTGAGCGTATTGTAAATGAGCCTAAACGTGGTGTGGGACCAGGTGCTTTGGAAAAATTACGCCACTTTGCAGAGATGCAAGGCAAATCCTTGGCAGAGTCTACATTAGATATCACTTTATCGGATATTCGGGGTAAAGCTGCTGGTGAAATTTACAATCTCGGCTTAATATTTGATTTCCTCAGAACTTATATCGAAAATTCTACGATTACAGAATTAGTTGAAGAAATGCTCGATCGTACGGGCTATATGAAGTTCTTACGTATGCAATCGAGTTTGGAGGCACAAACTCGAATTGAAAATATTGAAGAGTTTCTATCCGTAACAAAAAACTTTGACGAAAAATCAGAAGTTCCATTGGATGAGATGACAGGGGAGCCAATTCAAGAAACCGGATTAGACCGTTTAAGTCGTTTTCTTAATGAAGTGAGTTTACTTTCGGAAGTCGATGAATATGAAGAGGCAAGTGATGCTGTAACAATGATGACTTTGCATGCGGCCAAAGGGTTAGAGTTTCCAGTTGTTTTCCTTATCGGACTGGAAGAAAATATTTTCCCCTTGTCACGTGTGAATGATGACCCGGACGAACTGGAAGAAGAGCGACGCTTGGCTTATGTGGGTATTACACGAGCAGAAGAATTTCTATATATGACAAATGCGAATCAGCGTGTTCTCTACGGTAAAACCAGCTATAATCGTCCAAGCCGTTTTATCTCAGAAATTGATGATGAATTACTTGATTACGGAGGGATTGCCCGTAAAGCTAATTCGAGTTTCAATGCCAGCTATAAACTGTCTGATGGAGCCACACGTTTTGGTACAGGCATGTCAATGTCAGATGCGATTCATCAGCGTAAAGCATCCGTCAATCCAGCTGCTTCACGAGTAATCGAAAAAGCGGACGTGGCGACGGAAGACTGGACGATTGGTGACACTGCAGTCCATCGCAAATGGGGTGAAGGTATCGTTTTAGCTGTAACTGGAACTGGTAAGAGCATGGAGCTGAAAATCAAATTCCCAGAGGTGGGGATGAAACGTCTCTTGGCAGCAATGGCGCCTATTGAGAAGAAGGAGTAA
- a CDS encoding DNA-3-methyladenine glycosylase I: MEKQRCKWCLSSDKMIHYHDTYWGTPVHDDQELFAKLILDMNQAGLSWSTILNKQESFYEAYDHFDIAKVASYSKEKEEKLRENPGIIRNKLKIAAAVNNAQKVLKIQEEFGSFENYIWSFSGGQVLQHQISDESQVPVTNDLAESVSKDMKKRGMKFVGPTIIYAYLQAIGVINDHAEYCFRNKELL, encoded by the coding sequence ATGGAAAAGCAACGGTGTAAATGGTGTCTTTCCTCAGATAAGATGATTCACTATCATGACACTTACTGGGGAACACCTGTTCATGATGATCAAGAGCTTTTTGCCAAACTTATTTTGGATATGAATCAAGCCGGCTTATCATGGTCAACTATTCTGAATAAACAGGAAAGTTTTTATGAAGCATACGACCATTTTGATATCGCTAAAGTGGCAAGCTATAGCAAAGAAAAAGAAGAAAAACTAAGGGAAAATCCCGGAATCATTCGAAATAAGCTAAAAATAGCTGCCGCAGTCAATAATGCTCAGAAAGTTTTAAAAATCCAAGAAGAATTTGGCTCTTTTGAGAACTACATCTGGTCTTTTAGTGGGGGACAGGTGTTACAGCATCAAATCTCTGATGAAAGTCAAGTCCCAGTGACCAACGACTTAGCGGAAAGCGTGTCTAAGGACATGAAAAAGCGGGGAATGAAATTTGTTGGTCCAACCATTATTTATGCTTATCTCCAAGCGATTGGTGTGATTAATGACCATGCGGAGTATTGTTTTCGAAATAAGGAATTACTTTAA
- a CDS encoding GNAT family N-acetyltransferase, protein MEHILRRSLPGEKRKIAEAIVNCYGAELSALSKNQERLTNVFEEGVHTERFWVWEESNQILGIVACSDHTGRAFTPNRKKCIKNFGIVRGLISYTIFKREFAKQLTYPETTGYIEFVGVIDSARGRGISQVLLREVICQNKQYKEFLLDVMDNNIAARRSYENLGFREVDRKPFSSGKRSGITARIYMKLRSN, encoded by the coding sequence TTGGAACATATACTTAGACGTTCACTCCCCGGAGAAAAAAGAAAAATTGCCGAAGCAATAGTAAACTGTTATGGTGCGGAATTGAGTGCTTTATCAAAAAACCAAGAGCGACTTACAAATGTTTTTGAGGAAGGTGTTCATACAGAGCGCTTCTGGGTCTGGGAGGAAAGCAATCAGATATTAGGTATTGTAGCCTGCTCTGATCATACTGGGCGAGCGTTTACGCCTAATAGAAAAAAGTGCATCAAAAATTTTGGTATAGTGCGTGGCCTTATTTCTTACACCATTTTTAAAAGGGAATTTGCAAAACAATTGACTTATCCTGAGACCACAGGCTATATTGAGTTTGTAGGAGTGATTGATTCTGCTCGAGGTCGTGGAATTTCTCAAGTACTTTTACGTGAAGTCATCTGTCAGAATAAGCAATATAAAGAATTTCTGCTGGATGTTATGGATAATAATATCGCTGCCAGAAGATCTTATGAGAATTTAGGATTTCGTGAAGTGGATCGCAAGCCCTTTTCGAGTGGCAAACGAAGTGGTATAACAGCAAGGATATACATGAAATTGAGGAGCAATTAA
- a CDS encoding MFS transporter has translation MNTTIHKPDNWRKNFYLFLIGQLLTGVTSMIVQYAIIWYLTLETGEESVLAIATLVGMLPMAILSPFVGPFIDRINKKFLLMSYDAVVAVIALGLFFYGISNDVYPLWMVFITIGIRAVAQTAQMPTVQSIMPTMVPRAEITRVNGQFGIIQSLVFIVSPGIGAFMVASMPIHWVILLDVIGFVLGAGMLLLVKIPEVVSQGEKISVIKDTVEGFNILRENKPMWKMTLIGALFMLLFMPAMSLYPLVTTKYFGGTIVHAGWVEVLFAAAMLVGSFAVGIFGKTKNRMPWIIAAYLVVGLSIGGSGFLPGNMNGFWIFLVLNVFAGVVGQIYNTMNMAITQQSFDSQYLGRVMGIVSALMNFAGPVGLMFAAPVADTIGVQNMLVIAGFGGILSGLLIYFIPSVRNYDKLLQEKLKDKAD, from the coding sequence ATGAATACAACAATACACAAGCCTGACAATTGGCGAAAAAACTTTTATTTATTTCTTATCGGGCAACTCTTAACGGGTGTGACTTCGATGATTGTTCAATATGCAATTATCTGGTACTTAACCCTTGAAACGGGTGAGGAGTCAGTTCTTGCTATCGCAACTCTGGTTGGGATGTTGCCAATGGCTATTTTAAGTCCTTTTGTGGGACCTTTTATCGACCGAATCAACAAGAAATTTTTACTGATGTCCTATGATGCTGTCGTGGCAGTCATTGCTTTGGGCCTCTTTTTCTATGGTATTAGTAATGATGTGTATCCTCTATGGATGGTCTTTATTACTATTGGTATACGTGCTGTAGCTCAAACTGCTCAAATGCCTACCGTGCAATCGATTATGCCTACAATGGTGCCACGGGCTGAAATCACGCGGGTCAATGGTCAGTTTGGGATAATTCAATCGCTTGTTTTTATTGTTTCGCCTGGTATTGGTGCTTTTATGGTTGCTTCAATGCCCATTCATTGGGTTATTTTACTCGACGTCATTGGCTTCGTTTTGGGTGCAGGGATGTTGCTTTTGGTCAAAATTCCAGAAGTTGTATCACAGGGTGAAAAGATTTCTGTGATTAAAGATACGGTGGAAGGATTTAACATTCTGCGTGAAAATAAACCAATGTGGAAAATGACACTTATTGGCGCCCTCTTCATGCTCCTCTTTATGCCAGCCATGAGTCTTTATCCTTTAGTGACTACTAAGTATTTTGGCGGTACTATTGTTCATGCTGGTTGGGTAGAAGTACTTTTTGCGGCCGCCATGTTAGTTGGCTCCTTTGCCGTCGGTATCTTTGGTAAGACGAAAAATCGCATGCCTTGGATTATCGCTGCTTATCTTGTCGTGGGTCTCAGTATCGGTGGCTCAGGATTTCTTCCGGGAAATATGAACGGCTTCTGGATTTTCTTAGTGCTCAATGTTTTTGCTGGAGTGGTTGGTCAAATTTATAATACGATGAATATGGCTATTACGCAGCAATCCTTTGATTCCCAATATTTAGGACGGGTTATGGGGATTGTTTCTGCCTTGATGAACTTTGCTGGGCCGGTTGGTTTGATGTTTGCAGCACCTGTAGCAGACACTATCGGTGTGCAAAACATGCTTGTCATTGCTGGATTTGGTGGAATACTCTCAGGTTTATTAATTTATTTCATCCCATCCGTCCGAAACTATGACAAGCTTTTACAGGAAAAATTAAAAGATAAAGCGGACTAA
- a CDS encoding VOC family protein, which produces MANVHPYIALDNTKEALHYYEEVLGAKNIRRVPVGAEQAEEFGLSEEQAAEMTMHSQFDILGTTIMAADNFQKEDLKYSGISILIDLNSEDKEAMAEALDFWKLLSESGEVTINMPFEEQFWGGAMGDFTDRYGVRWMLHAQPYSKLAEM; this is translated from the coding sequence ATGGCAAATGTACATCCTTATATTGCACTTGATAATACTAAAGAAGCACTTCATTACTATGAGGAAGTTTTGGGTGCAAAAAATATCCGTCGTGTCCCAGTGGGAGCTGAACAAGCAGAAGAGTTCGGTCTTTCAGAGGAACAAGCAGCAGAAATGACCATGCATAGTCAGTTTGATATCCTGGGTACCACAATTATGGCTGCTGATAATTTTCAAAAAGAAGATTTAAAATACAGTGGCATTTCAATCTTAATTGATCTTAATTCAGAAGACAAGGAAGCAATGGCAGAAGCATTAGATTTTTGGAAACTTTTGTCTGAATCAGGAGAAGTGACTATTAATATGCCATTTGAAGAACAATTCTGGGGCGGAGCGATGGGGGACTTTACCGATAGATATGGTGTCCGTTGGATGCTCCACGCACAACCTTATTCTAAACTAGCAGAAATGTAA
- the truB gene encoding tRNA pseudouridine(55) synthase TruB, which produces MNGILNVYKEAGWTSFDVVAKLRGILKTKKIGHGGTLDPQVTGVLPVAVGKATRLLEYMEEAGKVYEGEVTIGFSTETEDAEGAVIERTQVPLTLSESEIDAYMRNFLGEIQQVPPMYSAVKVKGKRLYEYARAGQTVERPIRKVTIKEFTRTSPVIFENDCARFTFRVACSKGTYVRTLAVDLSAALGYAGHMSKLQRTAANGLKITESLTLEQIEEYVKAEKLEEILQPNEVAVSDLPRVDLTLEQAEAVRVGKKFEESEFNSPETDKKLAFFYENKLLAVYMKHPEKPGILKPNKVIN; this is translated from the coding sequence ATGAATGGAATTTTGAATGTATATAAAGAGGCAGGCTGGACTTCCTTTGATGTTGTGGCAAAGCTTCGTGGAATATTAAAAACAAAAAAAATTGGACATGGAGGAACTCTTGATCCACAAGTGACAGGGGTGCTTCCGGTAGCTGTGGGTAAGGCGACACGTCTTTTAGAATATATGGAAGAAGCAGGCAAGGTCTATGAAGGAGAAGTAACGATTGGCTTTTCCACCGAAACAGAAGATGCTGAAGGGGCAGTCATAGAAAGGACACAAGTTCCCCTCACCCTTTCGGAATCAGAGATTGATGCGTATATGCGTAATTTTTTGGGTGAAATTCAGCAAGTACCACCCATGTATTCAGCTGTGAAGGTCAAGGGCAAGCGCCTTTATGAGTATGCGCGAGCTGGGCAGACTGTAGAGCGTCCCATACGTAAAGTAACAATTAAGGAATTTACTCGAACCAGTCCGGTTATCTTTGAAAATGACTGTGCGCGTTTTACTTTTCGTGTAGCTTGCAGTAAAGGTACCTATGTGCGCACTTTGGCAGTAGATTTATCTGCAGCTTTAGGATATGCGGGCCATATGTCCAAATTACAACGCACAGCAGCAAACGGTCTAAAGATTACTGAATCTTTGACTTTAGAGCAGATTGAAGAATATGTAAAAGCAGAAAAGCTTGAAGAAATATTACAACCAAATGAAGTTGCTGTATCTGATTTGCCTCGGGTAGATTTGACTTTAGAGCAGGCTGAAGCAGTACGCGTTGGGAAAAAATTTGAAGAGAGTGAGTTTAACTCTCCAGAAACGGATAAGAAGCTGGCTTTCTTCTATGAAAATAAGCTCCTTGCTGTATACATGAAGCATCCCGAAAAACCAGGAATATTAAAACCAAATAAGGTAATAAATTAA
- a CDS encoding bifunctional riboflavin kinase/FAD synthetase, producing MKTLYFDEIETWSEPTVLVLGYFDGLHRGHQALFAEAKKLAAVLNLKIAVLTFPEKPTLTFQKFEPEMLLKLTSDKKREALFAENGVDYLIFKDFTSSFAKQTAEEFTKNIVEKFLPKIIITGFDHKTGSDMTQLKGNDQYKVVVVPEVSDEKGKISSTRIRESVKTGDIAAANELLGYPYETTGIVVHGFARGRTIGYPTANLAIKDFIHIPSPGVYTVDVLLQGKRQRGFASIGYNETFNGKEKTVEIHIFDMDLDLYGENLTVLWLDKIRDMIKFDGIEALITQMKDDEEKARQYQEK from the coding sequence ATGAAAACTTTGTATTTTGACGAAATTGAAACTTGGAGTGAACCTACTGTTCTTGTATTGGGTTATTTTGATGGCCTTCACCGAGGCCATCAGGCACTATTTGCTGAGGCCAAAAAACTAGCAGCGGTTCTAAATTTGAAAATTGCCGTTTTGACTTTCCCAGAGAAACCAACCTTAACTTTTCAAAAGTTTGAGCCGGAAATGCTTCTTAAACTGACCAGTGATAAAAAGCGTGAAGCACTTTTTGCAGAAAATGGGGTAGATTATCTCATTTTCAAAGATTTTACTTCTAGCTTTGCTAAGCAGACAGCAGAGGAATTTACCAAAAACATCGTTGAAAAGTTTTTACCTAAAATTATTATTACGGGATTTGATCATAAAACGGGTTCAGATATGACACAGCTTAAAGGAAATGATCAATACAAAGTCGTTGTCGTTCCAGAAGTATCCGATGAAAAAGGAAAAATATCGTCTACTCGTATACGTGAAAGCGTAAAAACAGGGGATATTGCAGCAGCAAATGAACTTTTAGGCTATCCTTACGAAACAACGGGCATTGTAGTGCATGGCTTTGCACGTGGTCGGACGATTGGTTATCCCACTGCTAATCTTGCTATCAAGGACTTTATCCATATCCCTTCACCTGGTGTCTACACTGTTGACGTCCTCTTGCAAGGAAAACGGCAACGTGGCTTCGCTTCGATCGGATACAATGAAACCTTCAATGGAAAGGAAAAAACAGTTGAAATCCATATTTTCGATATGGATTTAGATTTGTATGGGGAGAACCTAACTGTTCTTTGGTTAGATAAAATACGAGATATGATCAAGTTTGATGGTATCGAAGCGTTAATCACCCAAATGAAGGATGATGAGGAAAAAGCTCGTCAATATCAAGAAAAATAA
- the tpiA gene encoding triose-phosphate isomerase — MSRKPIIAGNWKLNKNLKEVKEFIANIDGKLPSEDKVEVAIAAPALYLVSMVQERGNNPLKVAAENVYFENAGAFTGEIAPAMLAAEGIEYSVIGHSERREYFHETDEDINKKAKALIAAGVTPILCCGETLETFEAGKTAEWVSGQIEAGLSGIDGKDVANMVIAYEPIWAIGTGKTATAEIADETCGVVRSTVEKLYGKEVSDAVRIQYGGSVKPETVAELMSKENIDGALVGGASLEADSFLGLLEMYK; from the coding sequence ATGTCACGTAAACCTATTATCGCTGGTAACTGGAAATTGAATAAAAACCTCAAAGAGGTTAAAGAATTTATCGCTAACATTGACGGTAAATTACCATCAGAAGACAAAGTAGAAGTTGCTATCGCAGCTCCTGCACTTTACCTTGTATCAATGGTACAAGAACGTGGAAATAACCCACTTAAAGTTGCAGCTGAAAATGTTTACTTTGAAAATGCTGGTGCTTTCACTGGTGAAATCGCTCCAGCTATGCTTGCAGCTGAAGGTATCGAATACTCAGTAATCGGTCACAGCGAACGCCGTGAATACTTCCACGAAACAGATGAAGACATCAACAAAAAAGCTAAAGCGCTTATCGCTGCTGGTGTAACACCAATCCTTTGTTGTGGCGAAACTCTTGAAACTTTTGAAGCTGGTAAAACAGCTGAATGGGTTTCTGGTCAAATCGAAGCTGGTCTCTCAGGTATCGACGGTAAAGATGTTGCTAACATGGTTATCGCTTACGAACCAATCTGGGCTATCGGAACAGGTAAAACTGCTACAGCTGAAATCGCTGATGAAACTTGTGGTGTTGTTCGTTCAACAGTTGAAAAACTTTACGGTAAAGAAGTTTCAGACGCAGTACGTATCCAATACGGTGGTTCTGTAAAACCTGAAACAGTTGCTGAACTTATGTCTAAAGAAAATATTGACGGTGCCTTGGTTGGTGGAGCTTCACTTGAAGCAGATTCATTCCTCGGATTGCTTGAAATGTACAAATAA
- a CDS encoding glycosyltransferase family 2 protein translates to MNENFLQIFFWLLVCYPLIGAVGWTVGGVYYRYFYRGRNRKFEPIAVQDQPMISIMIPAHNEEVMIEETVEYLMNDMNYENYEVLVCDDGSYDMTSEILASLAFRYPNLRVLHVEKNKGKAHAFNIGISFCKGEFVLSNDADTVPEPDALMKYMSYFMDPAYQNCAAVTANMDVQNRSFLLEKSQTVEFSSIVGIIKRSQLGFLGAMYAYSGANTMYRKAAIYDAGLFRQDRATEDISIAWDHQLNGWQALFDPDIMFYMNVPSTLEMLYKQRKRWAKGGIEVYFTNFRKVFKHPIRHISQVIMMIDQTGSILWSFLYFFGLFYMLFRFFWLTLTQQHLALLHYVDMIFVFYSFMAIVGSWQLFAALIMDNHAKKLKYLFFAPIYMLWYWQVNTLTIITTFVPAIKAVLGLQGEGTWVSPTRTKMKE, encoded by the coding sequence ATGAATGAAAATTTTTTGCAAATCTTCTTTTGGCTCCTTGTTTGCTATCCGTTGATTGGAGCAGTAGGGTGGACGGTAGGCGGTGTTTATTATCGTTATTTTTATAGAGGACGTAACCGTAAGTTCGAGCCTATTGCCGTACAAGATCAGCCTATGATTTCAATCATGATTCCAGCGCATAATGAAGAAGTGATGATTGAAGAAACAGTTGAATATTTGATGAATGATATGAATTATGAGAACTATGAAGTATTAGTTTGCGACGATGGCTCTTATGATATGACTTCGGAAATTTTGGCTTCACTGGCTTTCCGCTATCCTAATCTCCGCGTACTCCATGTTGAGAAAAATAAAGGAAAAGCTCACGCCTTTAATATCGGAATCTCATTTTGTAAAGGGGAATTTGTGCTTTCAAATGATGCAGATACTGTTCCTGAGCCTGATGCTTTGATGAAATACATGAGCTATTTTATGGATCCTGCCTATCAAAACTGTGCTGCTGTGACGGCCAATATGGATGTGCAAAATCGCTCATTTCTACTGGAAAAGTCACAAACGGTTGAATTTTCATCAATTGTAGGGATTATCAAACGCAGCCAGTTGGGATTTCTAGGCGCAATGTATGCTTATTCTGGGGCCAATACCATGTACCGCAAAGCTGCTATCTATGATGCGGGCCTTTTCCGTCAAGATAGAGCAACAGAGGATATATCTATTGCTTGGGACCATCAACTTAATGGTTGGCAAGCACTTTTTGATCCTGATATTATGTTTTATATGAATGTACCCAGTACGTTAGAGATGCTTTATAAGCAGCGAAAACGTTGGGCAAAAGGCGGGATTGAGGTTTACTTTACGAACTTTAGGAAGGTTTTCAAACATCCGATAAGACATATAAGTCAGGTTATAATGATGATTGATCAGACTGGTTCTATCCTATGGAGTTTCCTCTATTTCTTCGGCCTCTTTTATATGCTTTTCCGCTTTTTTTGGCTGACGCTTACCCAGCAGCATTTAGCCCTCTTGCATTATGTAGATATGATTTTTGTCTTTTATTCTTTCATGGCAATTGTAGGATCGTGGCAACTTTTTGCAGCGCTCATCATGGATAATCATGCAAAGAAACTCAAATATCTTTTCTTTGCGCCCATTTATATGCTATGGTATTGGCAGGTAAATACCCTGACGATTATCACCACATTTGTTCCAGCTATCAAAGCCGTCCTTGGCTTACAGGGTGAAGGGACCTGGGTCAGTCCGACACGTACTAAAATGAAAGAGTAA